In Candidatus Desulfofervidus auxilii, one genomic interval encodes:
- a CDS encoding metallophosphoesterase family protein, with amino-acid sequence MKKYLFNKFISCIVILTLIVSVGIKLYSVFTFPEIEDWNYKQIKKIDETHNSYSFAVFGDNRDSITTFNNLIHKLNKDSIIFAIDVGDLVEDGEKEKFRFFINQIKKVNKPFLTVIGNHELRENGRANYYQMFGRFYYSFTVGKSYFIILDDANEKRLDLWQLDWLKKELKKSQSYKYRFVFMHVPLYDPRKGGDKKGHSLKDVTFARYLNKLFDKYHVSMLFCSHIHGYYKGYWQNTPFIITGGAGAKLAGTDPSHYFYHYIKVNISEQGVQYEVVRLNTPDFELIDRLLHDTGMFIYAFIAIHFDIIIIIGCIYILILLYFKQDKIKIMYHA; translated from the coding sequence ATGAAAAAATATTTGTTTAATAAATTTATTAGTTGTATCGTAATATTAACTTTAATAGTATCAGTAGGAATAAAACTATATTCGGTCTTTACTTTTCCAGAAATTGAAGATTGGAACTATAAACAAATTAAAAAGATTGATGAAACACATAACTCGTATAGCTTTGCTGTCTTTGGAGACAATAGAGATTCAATAACAACGTTTAACAATTTAATACACAAGTTGAATAAAGATAGTATAATCTTCGCCATTGATGTAGGAGACTTAGTTGAAGACGGAGAAAAGGAAAAATTTAGATTTTTTATAAATCAAATCAAAAAAGTTAATAAGCCTTTTCTTACTGTAATTGGTAATCATGAATTACGCGAAAACGGGAGAGCCAATTATTATCAAATGTTTGGAAGATTTTATTATTCGTTTACAGTTGGTAAATCATATTTTATCATTCTTGACGATGCGAATGAGAAAAGATTAGATTTATGGCAGTTAGATTGGTTAAAAAAGGAGTTGAAAAAGTCACAATCGTATAAATACCGGTTTGTATTTATGCATGTTCCATTATATGACCCACGGAAAGGTGGAGATAAAAAAGGTCATAGTTTAAAAGATGTGACATTTGCAAGATATTTAAATAAATTATTTGATAAATATCATGTTTCAATGTTGTTTTGCTCACACATACATGGATATTACAAAGGATATTGGCAAAATACTCCCTTCATTATCACAGGAGGGGCTGGGGCTAAATTAGCCGGAACCGATCCATCCCATTATTTTTATCACTATATAAAGGTTAATATATCAGAACAAGGCGTTCAGTATGAAGTTGTAAGATTAAATACTCCTGATTTTGAATTAATTGATAGATTGCTCCATGATACTGGGATGTTTATTTATGCGTTTATTGCGATACATTTTGATATTATAATCATAATAGGATGTATTTATATTTTGATATTGCTTTATTTCAAACAAGACAAAATTAAAATAATGTATCATGCTTGA